Proteins from a single region of Flavobacterium sp. YJ01:
- a CDS encoding M20/M25/M40 family metallo-hydrolase: MKKTILLTALVLNGLTSFAQSNDEKNIKLFYKKALTEAKCYTWLEYLSNDIGARLSGSKGAELAVDYTKRQLESLGLDKVYLQEVMVPHWVRGEKETAYILNGKEKTVVPICALGGSVATPKTGLTAEIIEVQGIKELAELGADKVKGKIVFYNRPMNPENIETFTSYGACVDQRYAGAKEAAKLGAVGTIVRSMNLRLDDFPHTGAQSYGDLPKAQYIPTAAISTNGAELLSKSLKVNPALKFYFKQSCETLPDALSYNVIGELTGTVTPENIMVVGGHLDSWDLADGSHDDGAGVVQSMEVIRILKNLNYKPKNTIRVVLFMNEENGGKGGAKYEEVSKQKKENHIFALESDSGGFSPRGFSIEADDVNLKKIQAYKDLFEPYLVHSFTIGHAGSDISHLTSQAIVKAGLKPDSQRYFDYHHAANDKFDAINKRELELGAATMTTLMYLLDQNGIEIKKAN, translated from the coding sequence ATGAAAAAAACGATTCTTTTAACTGCTTTAGTTTTAAACGGATTGACATCTTTTGCCCAGTCAAACGATGAAAAAAACATCAAATTATTTTACAAAAAAGCATTAACCGAGGCAAAATGTTATACTTGGTTAGAATATTTATCTAACGATATTGGCGCTCGTTTATCTGGATCTAAAGGAGCAGAATTAGCTGTAGATTACACTAAAAGACAATTAGAAAGTCTAGGACTTGATAAAGTGTATCTGCAAGAAGTTATGGTGCCTCATTGGGTTCGTGGAGAAAAAGAAACGGCTTATATTTTAAATGGAAAAGAAAAAACTGTTGTTCCAATTTGTGCATTAGGAGGTTCTGTAGCAACTCCAAAAACTGGTCTGACAGCAGAAATCATCGAAGTACAAGGAATTAAAGAATTAGCAGAATTAGGAGCCGATAAAGTAAAAGGAAAAATTGTGTTTTATAACAGACCAATGAATCCTGAAAACATTGAAACTTTTACTTCTTATGGAGCTTGTGTTGACCAAAGATATGCTGGAGCAAAAGAAGCTGCAAAGCTAGGAGCGGTTGGAACAATTGTTCGTTCTATGAATTTACGTTTAGACGATTTCCCTCATACTGGAGCTCAAAGTTATGGCGATCTTCCAAAAGCGCAATATATTCCAACAGCTGCAATTAGTACAAATGGAGCCGAATTGTTGAGTAAATCATTAAAAGTGAATCCTGCATTGAAGTTTTATTTCAAACAGTCTTGCGAAACTTTGCCAGATGCTTTGTCTTATAACGTAATTGGAGAATTGACAGGAACTGTAACACCAGAAAATATTATGGTTGTTGGAGGACATTTAGATTCTTGGGATTTAGCAGACGGTTCTCATGACGATGGAGCAGGAGTGGTGCAGAGTATGGAAGTAATCCGTATTTTAAAAAACTTAAATTACAAACCTAAAAATACGATTCGTGTTGTTTTGTTTATGAATGAAGAAAACGGTGGAAAAGGCGGTGCTAAATATGAAGAAGTTTCTAAGCAAAAGAAAGAAAACCATATTTTTGCCTTAGAGAGTGATTCAGGCGGATTTTCACCACGTGGATTTTCAATTGAAGCTGATGATGTTAATTTGAAAAAAATTCAAGCTTATAAAGATCTTTTCGAACCTTATTTGGTTCATAGTTTTACAATTGGACATGCAGGTTCAGATATTAGCCATTTAACTTCTCAAGCTATTGTAAAAGCGGGATTAAAACCAGATTCTCAACGTTATTTTGATTATCACCACGCAGCAAACGATAAGTTTGATGCTATTAACAAAAGAGAGTTAGAACTTGGTGCAGCAACAATGACTACTTTAATGTACTTATTAGATCAAAACGGAATCGAGATTAAAAAAGCAAATTAA
- a CDS encoding glycerophosphodiester phosphodiesterase family protein, producing MNVIKISSLAFLIAFSSCNAQKNAIVAHRGAWKKNNLPENSIASLKHAIDLKLPGSEFDVWRTADDSLVINHDAHFNKLLIEETNYADLIKFKLSNGEKLPTLHEYISEGIKNNKHTLLVCEIKPSEISKERGQKTAVAAVETIKKLKANKNTCYISFDYDILKKIREIDPKTSLQYLEGNKSPKEVKADKINGVDYHYSVFQKHPEWIKEAKDNKIILNAWTVNEAKDMDWIIDHKFDYITTNEPELLKERLQAKK from the coding sequence ATGAATGTTATTAAAATATCGAGTTTAGCATTTCTTATTGCTTTCTCATCTTGCAATGCGCAAAAAAATGCCATCGTAGCCCATCGTGGCGCGTGGAAAAAGAATAATCTCCCAGAAAACTCAATAGCTTCTTTAAAGCATGCAATCGATTTAAAACTTCCAGGTTCAGAATTTGATGTTTGGAGAACAGCTGATGATTCACTTGTAATCAATCACGACGCGCATTTCAATAAATTGCTTATCGAAGAAACTAATTATGCTGATTTGATAAAATTCAAACTTTCTAACGGAGAAAAACTCCCAACATTACACGAGTATATTTCTGAGGGAATTAAAAACAATAAACATACTCTTTTAGTTTGCGAAATAAAACCTTCGGAAATCAGTAAAGAAAGAGGACAAAAAACTGCTGTAGCAGCAGTCGAAACCATTAAAAAATTAAAAGCCAATAAAAATACCTGCTACATCAGTTTTGATTATGATATTCTAAAGAAAATCAGAGAGATAGATCCAAAAACTTCTTTGCAATATTTAGAAGGAAATAAATCTCCAAAAGAAGTAAAAGCAGATAAAATTAACGGAGTCGATTATCACTATTCTGTATTTCAAAAACATCCAGAATGGATAAAAGAAGCCAAGGATAATAAAATTATCCTGAATGCTTGGACCGTAAATGAAGCAAAGGATATGGATTGGATAATTGATCATAAATTCGATTATATCACAACAAATGAACCCGAACTTTTAAAGGAAAGATTACAGGCAAAAAAATAA
- a CDS encoding discoidin domain-containing protein, protein MKKIYKYLTLPIFLITMFFNQNLLAQKLGKTEWFDPNKPATTYCNPINIGYNFTTHNHNGIPESRRSSADPVIITYKGEYYLFATNQAGFFWSKDMSDWNFVYGSFQRQPGDDDQCAPAAWVVNDTLFYVGSTWKRDHPIWKTADPKSGRWTRHVDKAMLPTWDPAIFQDDDKKVYMYYGSSGKLPLVGVEVDYNTWLPKGNQADYAELYKATEVEDIQKVYGQVKEVAILDPSAHGWERFGPNNDMEPAPWGNFIEGAWMTKHNGKYYMQYGAPATEFKGYANGVHVGDNPLGPFTYQKHNPMSYKPGGFVIGAGHGNTFADNYGNYWNTGTCKISIKDRFERRIDMFPAGFDKDDVMYSITSYGDFPIVLPTSERDQTKGASSGWMLLSYKKPVIVSSSEECMEVETHRMDNGGKKVYEKFCYGPENLTDENIQTYWSAKTSNPGEWLQMDLGRSMEINALQINYADHKATQYNKAMDIYYQYKIFMSDDAVNWTLVVDKSKNDKDAPHDYVELTKPFKARYIKMENIHNASGLFAISDFRVFGNGLASKPKAVASFKVDRNKADSRNAMISWKKQSDAIGYNIYYGITPDKLYNSIMVYGDNNYDFRGLDKGTKYYFTIEAFNENGIGTKNKIIEVK, encoded by the coding sequence ATGAAAAAAATATATAAGTATTTAACGCTGCCAATTTTTTTGATAACAATGTTTTTCAATCAAAATCTATTGGCACAAAAGTTAGGCAAAACGGAATGGTTTGATCCTAATAAACCTGCAACGACTTATTGTAATCCTATTAATATTGGATACAACTTTACAACCCACAATCATAACGGAATTCCAGAATCTCGTCGTTCAAGCGCAGATCCAGTTATTATAACTTATAAAGGTGAATATTATTTATTTGCAACAAACCAAGCAGGTTTCTTTTGGAGTAAAGATATGTCAGATTGGAATTTTGTTTACGGAAGTTTCCAAAGACAACCAGGCGACGACGATCAATGCGCGCCAGCTGCTTGGGTGGTAAACGATACTTTATTTTATGTAGGTTCAACTTGGAAAAGAGATCATCCAATCTGGAAAACGGCTGATCCAAAATCAGGAAGATGGACACGTCATGTAGATAAAGCAATGCTTCCAACTTGGGATCCAGCAATTTTTCAAGACGATGACAAAAAAGTATACATGTACTACGGTTCAAGCGGAAAATTACCGCTTGTTGGAGTAGAAGTAGACTATAATACTTGGCTTCCAAAAGGAAATCAAGCTGATTATGCTGAATTGTATAAAGCAACTGAAGTTGAGGATATTCAAAAAGTTTACGGACAAGTTAAGGAAGTGGCAATTTTAGATCCTTCTGCTCACGGATGGGAACGTTTTGGACCAAACAACGATATGGAACCTGCACCTTGGGGAAATTTTATTGAAGGAGCTTGGATGACCAAACACAACGGAAAATATTACATGCAATATGGTGCGCCTGCAACCGAGTTTAAAGGTTATGCAAATGGTGTTCACGTAGGTGATAATCCGTTAGGGCCATTTACGTATCAAAAACACAATCCGATGTCTTATAAACCAGGTGGATTTGTAATTGGTGCTGGACACGGAAATACTTTTGCAGATAATTACGGAAATTACTGGAATACAGGAACGTGTAAAATATCTATAAAAGATCGTTTTGAGCGTCGTATTGATATGTTTCCTGCTGGATTTGATAAAGATGATGTAATGTATTCTATTACTTCTTATGGCGATTTTCCAATTGTATTACCAACAAGTGAACGCGATCAAACTAAAGGCGCTTCATCAGGATGGATGCTACTTTCCTATAAAAAACCTGTAATAGTTTCTTCTTCTGAGGAATGTATGGAAGTCGAAACACACAGAATGGATAATGGTGGTAAAAAAGTCTATGAGAAATTCTGTTACGGTCCTGAAAATTTAACAGATGAAAATATTCAAACATATTGGTCTGCTAAAACAAGCAATCCGGGCGAATGGCTTCAAATGGATTTGGGAAGATCAATGGAAATAAACGCTTTGCAGATTAATTACGCAGATCATAAAGCGACGCAGTATAATAAAGCGATGGATATTTATTATCAATATAAAATATTCATGTCTGATGATGCTGTAAATTGGACTTTGGTTGTAGATAAATCTAAAAATGATAAAGATGCACCTCATGATTATGTAGAACTTACAAAGCCTTTTAAAGCGCGTTATATCAAAATGGAAAACATTCATAACGCTTCAGGTTTATTTGCAATTTCAGATTTCAGAGTTTTTGGAAACGGATTGGCTTCAAAACCAAAAGCAGTTGCTTCTTTCAAAGTAGATAGAAATAAAGCCGATTCTAGAAACGCAATGATTTCTTGGAAAAAACAAAGTGATGCCATTGGCTATAATATTTATTACGGAATTACGCCAGATAAATTATACAACAGCATTATGGTTTATGGTGATAATAATTATGATTTTAGAGGTTTAGATAAAGGAACAAAATATTATTTTACCATTGAAGCTTTTAATGAAAATGGTATCGGAACAAAAAATAAGATTATCGAAGTAAAATAA
- a CDS encoding YiiX family permuted papain-like enzyme translates to MKKKKILFPLITFILSFACALFVAIKVFPNNPFTGTKNEKVVASKFKDGDVIFQTSESKQCEAVRIATKSKFSHCGIIYDINGKWFVFEAVQPVKLTPIEDWIKHGRDNKYVVKRLKDESALNSQIIEKMKEYSQQFDGKEYDAYFEWTDNRIYCSELIWKIYKNAAGIELSKLRELKDFNLEDSRVQKILKERYGNDIPLEEKVVAPSDLADSNLLKTVIDTY, encoded by the coding sequence ATGAAAAAGAAAAAAATTTTATTTCCGCTGATTACTTTTATCTTAAGTTTTGCATGCGCATTATTTGTCGCTATCAAAGTTTTTCCTAATAATCCGTTTACGGGAACAAAAAATGAAAAAGTAGTTGCTAGTAAATTTAAAGACGGTGATGTTATTTTTCAAACTTCAGAATCAAAACAGTGCGAAGCGGTGCGTATTGCCACAAAATCAAAGTTTTCGCATTGCGGAATTATTTATGATATTAACGGAAAATGGTTTGTTTTTGAAGCAGTTCAACCAGTAAAACTGACTCCAATTGAAGATTGGATCAAACATGGAAGGGATAATAAATACGTCGTTAAAAGGTTAAAAGATGAAAGCGCTTTAAACTCACAGATTATAGAAAAAATGAAAGAATACAGCCAGCAGTTTGATGGCAAGGAATATGACGCTTATTTTGAATGGACGGACAATAGAATTTATTGTTCCGAATTGATTTGGAAGATTTACAAAAATGCCGCTGGAATTGAATTGTCAAAATTGCGTGAGTTGAAAGATTTTAATTTAGAAGATTCTAGAGTTCAGAAAATATTGAAAGAACGTTATGGAAATGATATTCCGCTAGAAGAAAAAGTCGTTGCTCCTTCCGATCTTGCCGATTCTAATTTATTGAAAACTGTAATAGACACTTATTAA